In the Actinomycetota bacterium genome, one interval contains:
- a CDS encoding glycoside hydrolase produces MRARALALASVAAALAVAAVVAVPASAGASFDDERPAGYGIDPKHQSNWEPTVAVDPNHPNRVYQLITGINAHACNGNCPGTSVLFRRSTDGGATFGPESFVCGAACKTIGWQFDPQIRVATDTNAACGCGTIFVAFMDQYDPGVQLFTSHDGGDSWSAPVSMNGGLTYMDKPILVISPSGRDVYVAFNHKFDNMVVASHDYGRSFLSPQKVNDDDLWWYANGGAYAPNGDVYFALDGEASLSGHGHDFDGSAEVALLRCSPSAATPCANPTLISFGTSAAPPPCPVPGCYPDYFTATGAIAIDGAGHMVLAYTFSTEPNGPKSLYVRTSDDGSHWSSTVLVNALGDSTVPQIDRGPTPGDFRLAWQDDRTGKFNTWYARSTDGGASWGPQVRLSDLGSGAPYKSPDGYTFTDGDYFGIAVSSTGIAHVIWGEADGSSLYCCGDVWYTKGS; encoded by the coding sequence AGCCTTGGCCCTCGCCTCGGTTGCGGCGGCCCTCGCCGTCGCGGCGGTGGTCGCCGTGCCGGCCTCGGCCGGGGCGAGCTTCGACGACGAGCGCCCCGCCGGATACGGCATTGATCCCAAGCATCAGAGCAACTGGGAGCCGACGGTTGCCGTCGACCCCAATCACCCGAACCGCGTCTACCAGCTGATCACGGGCATCAACGCCCACGCCTGCAATGGGAACTGCCCCGGCACCAGCGTCCTGTTCCGGCGCTCCACCGACGGTGGGGCCACCTTCGGTCCGGAGAGCTTCGTGTGCGGGGCCGCCTGCAAGACCATCGGATGGCAGTTCGACCCCCAGATCCGGGTCGCCACCGACACCAATGCCGCGTGCGGCTGCGGGACGATCTTCGTCGCGTTCATGGACCAGTACGATCCGGGCGTACAGCTGTTCACGTCCCACGACGGTGGCGACTCCTGGAGCGCGCCCGTCTCCATGAACGGCGGCCTCACGTACATGGACAAGCCGATCCTAGTGATCTCCCCCTCGGGCAGGGACGTCTACGTCGCGTTCAACCACAAGTTCGACAACATGGTCGTGGCCTCCCACGACTACGGCCGGTCCTTCCTCTCACCGCAGAAGGTGAACGACGACGACCTGTGGTGGTATGCGAACGGCGGGGCGTACGCCCCGAACGGCGACGTGTACTTCGCCCTCGACGGCGAGGCCAGCCTGTCGGGACACGGACACGACTTCGACGGATCGGCGGAGGTGGCTCTGCTCCGCTGCTCCCCCTCGGCGGCCACGCCCTGCGCGAACCCCACGCTCATCTCGTTCGGCACCTCCGCGGCGCCGCCGCCCTGCCCGGTGCCCGGGTGCTACCCCGACTACTTCACGGCGACGGGCGCGATCGCGATCGATGGGGCCGGCCACATGGTGCTCGCCTACACGTTCTCCACCGAACCGAACGGGCCGAAGTCGCTCTACGTGCGAACCTCCGACGACGGGTCGCATTGGAGCAGCACCGTCCTCGTGAACGCCCTGGGCGACAGCACCGTGCCGCAGATCGACCGCGGCCCCACCCCAGGGGACTTCCGTCTCGCGTGGCAGGACGACCGGACCGGCAAGTTCAACACGTGGTACGCGCGGAGCACCGACGGCGGGGCAAGCTGGGGGCCACAGGTCCGGCTCTCTGACCTGGGGTCGGGCGCACCGTACAAGAGTCCGGACGGGTACACGTTCACCGATGGTGACTACTTCGGGATCGCGGTCAGCTCGACGGGGATCGCCCACGTGATCTGGGGCGAGGCGGACGGCTCGTCGCTCTACTGCTGCGGCGACGTGTGGTACACGAAGGGATCCTGA